A window of Streptomyces marispadix contains these coding sequences:
- a CDS encoding DUF3039 domain-containing protein, whose translation MSTVEPERGTGTGTLVEPTPQTSHGDGDHERFAHYVQKDKIMASAMDGTPVVALCGKVWVPGRDPKKYPVCPMCKEIYETMSSGGDKGGGKDGKGGGK comes from the coding sequence ATGAGCACTGTTGAGCCTGAGCGCGGTACGGGCACCGGCACCCTCGTCGAACCGACGCCGCAGACTTCGCATGGAGACGGCGACCACGAACGGTTCGCCCATTACGTCCAGAAGGACAAGATCATGGCGAGCGCCATGGACGGGACTCCCGTCGTGGCGCTCTGCGGCAAGGTCTGGGTGCCAGGGCGTGACCCGAAGAAGTACCCGGTCTGTCCCATGTGCAAAGAGATCTACGAGACGATGAGTTCCGGCGGTGACAAGGGCGGCGGCAAGGACGGCAAGGGCGGCGGCAAGTAG
- a CDS encoding YqgE/AlgH family protein, with protein sequence MTEVSSLTGRLLVATPVLADPNFDRAVVLLLDHDAEGSLGVVLNRPTPVDVGDILEPWASLAGEPGVVFQGGPVSLDAALGVAVVPASQGGRRATADRGAVRDGAGVSADRRDGEHEGREEREDDDEAHDGPLGWRRVHGAIGLVDLEAPPELLAAELGSLRIFAGYAGWGPGQLEKELSEGAWYVVESEPGDVSSPSPERLWRSVLRRQRNELAMVATYPDDASLN encoded by the coding sequence ATGACCGAGGTGTCTTCGCTCACCGGGCGGCTGCTGGTCGCCACTCCGGTGCTGGCTGACCCGAACTTCGACCGGGCCGTGGTGCTGCTGCTCGACCACGACGCGGAGGGGTCGCTCGGTGTGGTGCTCAACCGCCCGACGCCCGTGGACGTAGGCGACATCCTGGAGCCCTGGGCGTCGCTCGCCGGAGAGCCCGGCGTGGTCTTCCAGGGCGGGCCGGTCTCGCTCGACGCGGCGCTCGGCGTGGCCGTCGTACCCGCGTCGCAGGGCGGCAGGCGTGCCACGGCGGACCGTGGCGCGGTACGGGACGGTGCCGGGGTGTCCGCGGACCGCCGCGACGGCGAGCACGAGGGACGCGAGGAGCGCGAGGACGACGACGAGGCCCATGACGGGCCGCTGGGCTGGCGCCGTGTGCACGGCGCGATCGGCCTTGTCGACCTGGAGGCGCCGCCGGAGCTGCTCGCCGCCGAGCTGGGCTCGCTGCGGATCTTCGCCGGATACGCCGGGTGGGGTCCGGGGCAGCTTGAGAAGGAGCTGTCCGAGGGCGCGTGGTACGTCGTGGAGTCCGAGCCGGGCGACGTCTCGTCCCCCTCGCCCGAGCGTCTGTGGCGGTCCGTGCTGCGGCGCCAGCGCAACGAACTGGCGATGGTGGCCACGTACCCGGACGATGCGTCGCTGAATTAG
- the murA gene encoding UDP-N-acetylglucosamine 1-carboxyvinyltransferase: MTDDVLLVHGGTPLDGEIRVRGAKNLVPKAMVAALLGSEPSRLRNVPDIRDVRVVRGLLELHGTTVTSGEETGELVLDPSHVESANVADIDAHAGSSRIPILFCGPLLHRLGHAFIPGLGGCDIGGRPVDFHFDVLRQFGATIEKRADGQYLEAPQRLRGTKIRLPYPSVGSTEQVLLTAVLAEGSTELSNAAVEPEIEDLICVLQKMGAIISMDTDRTIRITGVDKLGGYTHSALPDRLEAASWASAALATEGSVFVRGASQREMMTFLNTFRKVGGAFEVLDEGIRFWHPGGPLKSIALETDVHPGFQTDWQQPLVVALTQATGLSIVHETVYESRLGFTSALNQMGAHIQLYRECLGGSACRFGQRNFLHSAVVSGPTKLQGSDLIIPDLRGGFSYLIAALAAQGTSRVHGIDLINRGYENFMNKLAELGAKAERP; encoded by the coding sequence ATGACCGACGACGTCCTGCTCGTCCACGGCGGCACCCCGCTCGATGGCGAGATCCGTGTCCGTGGCGCCAAGAACCTCGTTCCGAAGGCGATGGTCGCAGCGCTGCTGGGAAGCGAGCCGAGCCGGCTGCGCAACGTCCCCGACATCCGCGACGTGCGCGTCGTGCGGGGCCTTCTGGAACTGCACGGCACGACCGTGACCTCCGGCGAGGAGACGGGCGAGCTGGTGCTCGACCCGTCCCACGTGGAGAGCGCCAACGTCGCCGACATCGACGCGCACGCGGGCTCCTCCCGCATCCCCATCCTCTTCTGCGGCCCGCTGCTGCACCGCCTGGGGCACGCCTTCATCCCCGGCCTCGGCGGCTGCGACATCGGCGGCCGTCCCGTCGACTTCCACTTCGACGTGCTGCGCCAGTTCGGCGCGACGATCGAGAAACGAGCCGACGGCCAGTATCTGGAGGCCCCGCAGCGGCTGCGCGGCACGAAGATCCGGCTGCCGTACCCGTCCGTCGGCTCCACCGAGCAGGTGCTGCTCACGGCCGTGCTCGCCGAGGGCTCCACCGAGCTGAGCAACGCCGCCGTCGAGCCCGAGATCGAAGACCTCATCTGCGTGCTCCAGAAGATGGGCGCGATCATCTCGATGGACACCGACCGCACGATCCGCATCACCGGCGTCGACAAGCTCGGCGGCTACACCCACAGCGCGCTCCCAGACCGCCTGGAGGCGGCCTCCTGGGCGAGCGCGGCGCTCGCGACGGAGGGCAGCGTCTTCGTCAGGGGCGCGAGCCAGCGCGAGATGATGACCTTCCTCAACACCTTCCGCAAGGTCGGCGGCGCCTTCGAAGTCCTCGACGAGGGAATCAGGTTCTGGCACCCGGGCGGCCCCCTGAAGTCCATCGCGCTGGAGACGGACGTACACCCCGGCTTCCAGACCGACTGGCAGCAGCCGCTCGTCGTCGCCCTCACCCAGGCCACGGGGCTGTCCATCGTCCACGAGACGGTCTACGAGTCCCGCCTCGGCTTCACCTCCGCGCTGAACCAGATGGGCGCCCACATCCAACTCTACCGCGAGTGCCTCGGCGGCTCCGCCTGCCGCTTCGGGCAGCGCAACTTCCTGCACTCCGCGGTGGTTTCGGGCCCGACGAAGCTCCAGGGCTCGGACCTGATCATCCCCGACCTGCGCGGCGGCTTCTCGTATCTGATCGCGGCACTGGCCGCACAGGGCACCTCCCGCGTACACGGCATCGACCTGATCAACCGCGGCTACGAGAACTTCATGAACAAGCTCGCAGAACTGGGCGCCAAGGCCGAACGGCCCTGA
- a CDS encoding HU family DNA-binding protein, translating into MNRSELVAALSERAEVTRKDADAVLAALAETVGEVVSKGDEKVTIPGFLTFERTHRAARTARNPQTGDPIEIPAGYSVKVSAGSKLKESAKGK; encoded by the coding sequence ATGAACCGCAGTGAGCTGGTGGCCGCTCTCTCCGAGCGCGCCGAGGTGACCCGTAAGGACGCCGACGCCGTTCTGGCCGCCCTCGCCGAGACCGTCGGCGAGGTCGTCTCCAAGGGCGACGAGAAGGTCACCATCCCCGGTTTCCTCACCTTCGAGCGCACGCACCGTGCGGCCCGTACCGCGCGGAACCCGCAGACCGGAGACCCGATCGAGATTCCGGCCGGGTACAGCGTGAAGGTGTCGGCCGGCTCGAAGCTCAAGGAATCCGCCAAGGGCAAGTAA
- a CDS encoding NAD-dependent malic enzyme, with translation MSAPSVSYSMTVRLEVPAGGTAVSQITTVVESSGGSVTGLDVTASGHERLRIDVTIAASSTAHADEIVAELRGIEGVVLGKVSDRTFLMHLGGKIEMSSKHPIRNRDDLSMVYTPGVARVCTQIAEHPEDARRLTIKRNSVAVVTDGSAVLGLGNIGPQAALPVMEGKAALFKRFAGIDAWPICLDTQDTDTIVEIVRSIAPGFAGINLEDISAPRCFEIEARLRELVDIPVFHDDQHGTAIVVLAALYNALRVVDKRIEDIRVVMSGAGAAGTAILKLLLEAGVKHAIVADIHGVVHDGREDLVGEAEGSPLRWIADNTNSEGVTGTLKDAVAGSDVFIGVSAPNVLNGTDVARMAEGAIVFALANPDPEVDPAVARETAAVVATGRSDFPNQINNVLVFPGVFRGLLDAQSRSVNDEMMLAAARALADVVLVDELNPNYIIPSVFNEKVSGAVAGAVRDAARAAGEAVTAHVPATTAAAASAAEATAE, from the coding sequence ATGAGCGCGCCCAGCGTCTCCTACTCGATGACTGTCCGCCTGGAGGTCCCCGCGGGAGGGACGGCGGTCAGCCAGATCACCACGGTCGTGGAGTCGTCGGGCGGTTCGGTCACCGGCCTCGATGTCACCGCCTCCGGGCACGAGCGGCTCCGTATCGACGTCACGATCGCCGCGTCGTCCACCGCGCACGCCGACGAGATCGTGGCCGAGCTGCGCGGCATCGAGGGCGTGGTGCTCGGCAAGGTCTCCGACCGTACGTTCCTGATGCACCTCGGCGGCAAGATCGAGATGTCGTCGAAGCACCCCATTCGCAACCGCGACGATCTCTCCATGGTCTACACGCCCGGCGTGGCCCGCGTGTGCACGCAGATCGCCGAACACCCCGAGGACGCACGGCGGTTGACGATCAAGCGGAACAGCGTCGCCGTGGTCACCGACGGCTCTGCCGTACTGGGCCTCGGCAACATCGGGCCCCAGGCCGCGCTGCCCGTGATGGAGGGCAAGGCGGCCCTCTTCAAACGCTTCGCCGGGATCGACGCATGGCCGATCTGCCTGGACACCCAGGACACGGACACGATCGTGGAGATCGTGCGGTCGATCGCCCCGGGCTTCGCCGGCATCAACCTGGAGGACATCTCCGCACCGCGCTGCTTCGAGATCGAGGCTCGGCTGCGTGAACTCGTCGACATCCCCGTCTTCCACGACGACCAGCACGGCACGGCCATCGTCGTGCTCGCCGCGCTTTACAACGCGCTGCGCGTCGTCGACAAGCGCATCGAGGACATCCGCGTGGTGATGTCCGGGGCGGGAGCCGCCGGCACGGCCATTCTGAAGCTGCTGCTCGAGGCAGGCGTCAAGCACGCGATCGTCGCCGACATCCACGGTGTGGTGCACGACGGGCGCGAGGACCTCGTCGGCGAGGCCGAGGGCTCACCGCTGCGCTGGATCGCCGACAACACCAACTCCGAAGGCGTCACCGGCACTTTGAAGGACGCCGTGGCCGGCAGCGACGTCTTCATCGGAGTCTCCGCGCCGAATGTGCTCAACGGCACAGACGTGGCGCGCATGGCGGAGGGCGCGATCGTATTCGCGCTCGCCAACCCGGACCCGGAGGTCGACCCCGCGGTCGCCCGCGAGACGGCTGCCGTCGTGGCCACGGGCCGCTCCGACTTCCCGAACCAGATCAACAACGTGCTGGTCTTCCCGGGCGTCTTCCGTGGCCTGCTGGACGCCCAATCGCGTTCCGTCAACGACGAGATGATGCTGGCCGCCGCCCGCGCGCTCGCCGACGTGGTGCTCGTCGACGAGCTGAACCCGAACTACATCATCCCCAGCGTCTTCAACGAGAAGGTCTCCGGGGCCGTGGCAGGCGCCGTGCGGGACGCGGCACGCGCTGCGGGCGAGGCCGTCACCGCGCACGTGCCCGCGACCACGGCCGCTGCCGCCTCGGCGGCGGAGGCCACCGCGGAGTGA
- a CDS encoding cold-shock protein, protein MAQGTVKWFNAEKGYGFIAQENGGPDVFVHYSSIHGEGYRSLQDTQRVEFEIAEGRKGPQAEGVRIIG, encoded by the coding sequence ATGGCTCAGGGCACCGTCAAGTGGTTCAACGCCGAGAAGGGCTACGGCTTCATCGCCCAGGAGAACGGCGGACCGGACGTCTTCGTCCACTACAGCTCGATCCACGGAGAGGGCTACCGCAGCCTTCAGGACACCCAGCGGGTCGAGTTCGAGATCGCGGAGGGCCGCAAGGGCCCGCAGGCGGAAGGGGTCCGCATCATCGGCTGA
- a CDS encoding UvrD-helicase domain-containing protein: protein MAAQHDSVRDREIREEQHHLDGVYRRLEEKIHEAEFLMDDASKRAQVGTPGALAERDAQVFRAGVHLNRLNREFEDFLFGRIDLLPGADAERGPDGAYTSVEPAEGAVRPDGTADIAETLHVGRMGVLDADYTPLVIDWRAPAAAPFYRATPVAPGRVVRRRVIRSKGRKVLGVEDDLLRPEVTARLGGEELAVTGDGALMAALGRARGHAMRDIVSSIQAEQDLVIRAPAASVTEVEGGPGTGKTAVALHRAAYLLYQDRRRYAGGILVVSPTPLLVSYTEGVLPSLGEEGQVAVRALGSLVEGAEATAYDEQHVARVKGSPRMAKVLQRAARTALDAGEVPDSLRVVAFRNRVELDAAELRQVRRQVLGGTAPVNLMRPRARRFLLDALWEKSGAGRRYTDPELAAEAREGFDDDISAEDEFTAFLDAWWPELTPRRVLASLADEAALARAAGVPVRQGRTRPGRPGGQGRDGARTRGRRLMERGEVTAVAESLRRLGDDGEGPLSVHDVALLDELRVLLGPPPRPTRRESEPSPAEVLEQLTGLDELTTAADRDPTARRERAERHTEERTDYAHVIVDEAQDLTPMQWRMVGRRGRHATWTVVGDPAQSSWPDTREADEARADALGARSRRRFELTVNYRNPAEIAELADRALALAMPGMAPPKAVRSTGLRPRFTAVEGELGAAVRDEAQRALAEVDGTVGVVVAMHRREEARRWLAGLGDRVVALGSLEAKGLEYDATLVVSPAEIAGTGRGGAGSSTGGDAEEGPGGPGTGGPATAGLRVLYVALTRATQRLTVLSGELDLPDADGVPELLRD from the coding sequence TTGGCAGCGCAGCACGACTCCGTCCGTGACCGGGAGATCCGCGAGGAACAGCACCACCTGGACGGGGTGTACCGCCGGCTCGAGGAGAAGATCCACGAAGCCGAGTTCCTGATGGACGACGCCTCGAAGCGGGCCCAGGTCGGCACCCCGGGCGCGCTCGCGGAGCGCGACGCCCAGGTCTTCCGCGCGGGCGTCCATCTCAACCGGCTGAACCGCGAGTTCGAGGACTTCCTCTTCGGCCGCATCGACCTGCTGCCCGGCGCGGACGCCGAGCGTGGCCCCGACGGTGCGTACACGTCCGTGGAGCCCGCCGAGGGCGCCGTACGCCCCGACGGCACCGCCGACATCGCCGAGACCCTGCACGTGGGCCGCATGGGCGTGCTCGACGCCGACTACACCCCGCTCGTCATCGACTGGCGGGCGCCCGCCGCGGCGCCGTTCTACCGTGCGACGCCGGTCGCCCCCGGACGGGTCGTACGACGCCGGGTCATCCGCAGCAAGGGCCGCAAGGTCCTCGGCGTCGAGGACGACCTGCTGCGCCCCGAGGTCACCGCACGCCTCGGCGGCGAGGAGCTGGCCGTCACCGGCGACGGCGCCCTGATGGCGGCGCTCGGGCGTGCCCGCGGCCATGCGATGCGCGACATCGTCTCCTCCATCCAGGCCGAACAGGATCTGGTGATCCGTGCGCCCGCCGCGTCCGTCACGGAGGTCGAGGGCGGTCCCGGCACGGGCAAGACCGCCGTGGCGCTGCACCGCGCCGCCTACCTCCTCTACCAGGACCGGCGGCGCTACGCGGGCGGCATCCTCGTCGTAAGCCCCACGCCGCTGCTCGTCTCGTACACCGAAGGCGTGCTGCCCTCGCTCGGCGAGGAGGGGCAGGTCGCCGTCCGCGCCCTCGGCTCGCTCGTCGAGGGCGCCGAGGCCACCGCCTACGACGAGCAGCACGTCGCCCGCGTCAAGGGCTCGCCGCGCATGGCGAAGGTGCTGCAACGCGCGGCCCGTACGGCGCTCGACGCCGGCGAGGTGCCCGACTCGCTGCGCGTCGTGGCGTTCCGCAACCGGGTCGAGCTGGACGCCGCCGAACTGCGCCAGGTGCGCCGCCAGGTGCTCGGCGGCACCGCCCCCGTCAACCTGATGCGGCCCCGCGCACGGAGGTTCCTGCTGGACGCCCTCTGGGAGAAGTCCGGCGCGGGCCGCCGCTACACCGACCCGGAGCTGGCCGCCGAGGCACGCGAGGGCTTCGACGACGACATCTCCGCCGAGGACGAGTTCACGGCCTTCCTCGACGCGTGGTGGCCGGAGCTGACACCGCGCAGGGTGCTGGCGTCGCTCGCCGACGAGGCGGCACTCGCCCGCGCCGCGGGGGTTCCCGTCCGGCAGGGCCGCACACGGCCGGGCAGGCCGGGCGGCCAGGGCCGCGACGGCGCACGCACCCGGGGCCGCCGCCTTATGGAGCGCGGCGAGGTGACCGCCGTCGCCGAGTCCCTGCGCCGCCTGGGCGACGACGGCGAGGGCCCGCTGTCCGTACACGACGTGGCGCTCCTCGACGAGCTGCGCGTGCTGCTCGGCCCGCCGCCCAGGCCGACGCGCCGCGAGTCGGAGCCGTCGCCCGCGGAAGTGCTCGAACAGCTCACCGGCCTGGACGAGTTGACGACGGCGGCCGACCGCGACCCCACGGCCCGCCGCGAGCGCGCGGAACGCCACACCGAGGAGCGCACCGACTACGCGCACGTCATCGTCGACGAGGCGCAGGATCTGACGCCCATGCAGTGGCGCATGGTCGGCCGCCGCGGCAGGCACGCCACCTGGACGGTCGTCGGCGACCCGGCCCAGAGTTCCTGGCCCGACACCCGCGAGGCCGACGAGGCGCGCGCCGACGCCCTCGGCGCCCGCTCCCGCCGCCGCTTCGAACTGACCGTCAACTACCGCAACCCCGCGGAGATCGCGGAGCTCGCCGACCGCGCACTGGCCCTCGCGATGCCCGGCATGGCACCCCCGAAGGCAGTGCGTTCGACGGGCCTGCGTCCCCGATTCACCGCCGTGGAGGGCGAGTTGGGCGCGGCAGTACGGGACGAGGCGCAGCGCGCACTGGCCGAGGTGGACGGCACCGTGGGGGTCGTAGTGGCGATGCACCGCAGGGAGGAGGCGCGGCGCTGGCTGGCCGGGCTCGGGGACCGCGTGGTGGCCCTGGGAAGCCTTGAGGCCAAGGGACTTGAGTACGACGCGACACTCGTGGTGTCACCGGCGGAGATCGCGGGCACCGGCCGCGGCGGCGCCGGTTCGAGCACCGGGGGAGACGCTGAGGAAGGCCCCGGCGGCCCGGGCACCGGCGGCCCGGCGACGGCCGGACTACGGGTGTTGTACGTGGCTCTGACTCGGGCGACGCAGCGGCTGACGGTGCTGTCCGGGGAGCTGGATCTGCCGGACGCGGACGGCGTTCCGGAGCTGCTCAGAGACTGA
- a CDS encoding uroporphyrinogen-III synthase — protein MREHDEATDRRDGHAEDARARDGRGALNKRGGHRDGERQLKPLAGFTVGVTAARRAEELGALLERRGASVLHAPALRIVPLADDTELLDATRALVAHAPDTVIATTAIGFRGWVEAAEGWGLGSELLKRLADVEVLARGPKVRGAIRAAGLKETWSPESESMAEVLDRLLAQGVDGHRIALQLHGEPLPGFVESLRAAGAEVVGVPVYRWMPPEDIAPVDRLIDATLARGVDALTFTSAPAAASLLERADRRGVREELLGAMRTDVLAACVGPVTAAPLENEGVPTAQPERFRLGPLVQLLCTRLPERARTLPVAGRRVAIRGSGAVVDGELRTVQPAGMALLRALARRPGWVVSRAELLRALPGPGSDEHAVETAMARLRAALGDAKLIQTVVKRGYRLALDAAPESGKYDAGTDA, from the coding sequence ATGCGGGAGCACGACGAGGCGACGGACCGGCGGGACGGGCACGCGGAGGACGCGCGTGCCCGCGACGGTCGCGGCGCGCTGAACAAGCGGGGCGGTCACCGGGACGGCGAGCGGCAGTTGAAGCCGCTCGCCGGATTCACCGTGGGCGTCACCGCGGCCCGCCGCGCCGAGGAACTGGGCGCCCTGCTGGAACGCCGCGGCGCGAGCGTGCTGCACGCCCCCGCGCTGCGCATCGTCCCCCTCGCGGACGACACCGAACTCCTCGACGCCACCAGGGCGTTGGTGGCACACGCCCCCGACACCGTGATCGCCACGACGGCCATCGGCTTCCGCGGCTGGGTCGAGGCCGCCGAGGGCTGGGGCCTCGGCTCGGAACTGCTCAAGCGCCTGGCCGACGTGGAGGTGCTTGCGCGCGGCCCGAAGGTACGCGGCGCCATCCGCGCGGCGGGACTGAAGGAGACCTGGTCGCCGGAGTCCGAGTCGATGGCGGAGGTACTGGACCGGCTGCTCGCACAGGGCGTCGACGGCCACCGCATCGCACTCCAGCTCCACGGCGAGCCGCTGCCGGGTTTCGTCGAGTCGCTGCGCGCGGCGGGCGCGGAGGTCGTCGGCGTGCCCGTCTACCGCTGGATGCCCCCCGAGGACATCGCCCCCGTCGACCGGCTCATCGACGCGACGCTCGCCCGCGGCGTCGACGCCCTCACCTTCACCAGCGCGCCCGCCGCCGCGTCCCTGCTGGAGCGCGCGGACCGCCGCGGCGTAAGGGAGGAGCTGCTGGGAGCCATGCGCACGGACGTGCTCGCGGCCTGCGTGGGCCCCGTGACGGCGGCGCCGCTGGAGAACGAAGGCGTGCCGACCGCGCAGCCGGAACGCTTCCGCCTCGGCCCCCTCGTACAACTCCTCTGCACGCGGCTGCCGGAGAGGGCCCGCACGCTGCCCGTGGCGGGTCGCCGCGTGGCGATTCGCGGTAGCGGTGCGGTCGTCGACGGCGAGCTGCGTACGGTGCAGCCCGCGGGGATGGCTCTGCTGCGGGCACTGGCGAGGCGTCCCGGCTGGGTGGTCTCACGGGCCGAGCTGCTGCGCGCCCTCCCGGGACCCGGCAGCGACGAGCACGCCGTGGAGACCGCCATGGCACGGCTCAGGGCGGCGCTGGGCGACGCGAAGCTGATCCAGACCGTGGTCAAGCGGGGCTATCGGCTGGCCCTCGACGCGGCCCCGGAGAGCGGCAAGTACGACGCGGGCACGGACGCCTGA
- a CDS encoding nitrate/nitrite transporter, with protein MTAATAAPDGAQKNAAQKNGPPGSRTHGTGRWIEKWDPEDETFWRETGERVAHRNLLLSVFSEHIGFSVWTLWSVLVLFMGPEYGIDPAGKFLLISAATLVGAVARVPYTFAVARFGGRNWTVISASLLLIPTVAALVVTEPGTSYATFMAVALLTGVGGGNFASSMTNINSFFPLRRKGWALGVNAGGGNIGVPVVQLAGLGVIAAAGAGHPRVLLGIYVPLIVAAAVCSARWMDNLAPVRNDTGAAREALRDPHTWIMSFLYIGTFGSFIGYSFAFGLVLQTQFARTPLEAASLTFLGPLLGSLVRPVGGQLADRFGGARITLWNFAAMGAATLVVVAASLRESLPFFLAGFTALFVLSGLGNGSTYKMIPAIFHARALAGGGSPVGDGRDGAAEDAAAVGRRRSGAAMGLIGAVGALGGLGINLAFRQSFETVGTGTAAYLTFLGFYAVCCAVTWAVYLRRPSAPVPAPA; from the coding sequence ATGACCGCTGCGACCGCTGCGCCCGACGGCGCACAGAAGAACGCCGCACAGAAGAACGGCCCACCTGGAAGCCGCACTCACGGCACGGGCCGCTGGATAGAGAAGTGGGACCCGGAGGACGAGACCTTCTGGCGCGAGACCGGCGAGCGCGTCGCCCACCGCAACCTCCTGCTGTCCGTCTTCTCCGAGCACATCGGCTTCTCCGTATGGACGCTGTGGTCGGTGCTGGTGCTGTTCATGGGGCCCGAGTACGGCATCGACCCGGCGGGGAAGTTCCTGCTGATCTCGGCGGCGACGCTGGTGGGGGCGGTCGCCCGGGTCCCGTACACCTTCGCCGTCGCACGCTTCGGCGGCCGCAACTGGACGGTGATCAGCGCGAGTCTGCTGCTGATCCCCACGGTGGCTGCGCTCGTGGTGACCGAACCCGGCACGTCCTACGCGACGTTCATGGCGGTCGCGCTGCTCACCGGCGTCGGCGGCGGCAACTTCGCCTCGTCCATGACCAACATCAACTCCTTCTTCCCGCTGCGCCGCAAGGGCTGGGCCCTCGGCGTCAACGCGGGCGGAGGCAACATCGGCGTGCCCGTCGTCCAGCTCGCGGGGCTCGGGGTGATCGCCGCCGCGGGGGCCGGGCATCCCCGCGTACTGCTGGGAATCTACGTCCCGCTGATCGTGGCCGCCGCCGTCTGCTCCGCACGCTGGATGGACAACCTGGCGCCCGTACGCAACGACACAGGCGCCGCCCGCGAGGCACTGCGCGATCCGCACACCTGGATCATGTCGTTCCTCTACATCGGGACGTTCGGCTCGTTCATCGGCTACAGCTTCGCCTTCGGGCTGGTGCTTCAGACGCAGTTCGCGCGTACGCCGCTCGAAGCCGCGTCGCTCACCTTCCTCGGGCCGCTGCTGGGGTCCCTGGTGCGGCCGGTGGGCGGGCAGCTCGCGGACCGCTTCGGCGGTGCGCGGATCACGCTGTGGAACTTCGCGGCGATGGGCGCGGCGACGCTCGTGGTCGTGGCTGCCTCGCTGCGGGAGTCGCTGCCGTTCTTCCTCGCGGGATTCACCGCGCTGTTCGTGCTGAGCGGCCTGGGCAACGGCTCCACGTACAAGATGATCCCGGCGATCTTCCACGCCAGGGCACTGGCGGGCGGCGGCAGTCCCGTCGGCGACGGCCGTGACGGCGCCGCCGAGGACGCAGCCGCCGTCGGACGGCGGCGCTCGGGCGCGGCGATGGGCCTGATCGGCGCGGTCGGTGCGCTCGGCGGGCTGGGCATCAATCTCGCCTTCCGGCAGTCGTTTGAGACGGTGGGTACGGGGACGGCGGCCTATCTGACCTTCCTCGGCTTCTACGCGGTGTGCTGTGCGGTGACCTGGGCCGTCTATCTGCGGCGCCCGTCCGCACCGGTACCGGCACCGGCGTAA
- a CDS encoding acyltransferase family protein, whose amino-acid sequence MSADSRADGPVSAPVTGHAPVPEALPVPSSASGSVRESAKAPVRDRYLDLLRALALVRVVVYHTFGFAWLTFLFPSMGVMFALAGSLTARSLARPALGVLRGRARRLLLPLWLYGAVLLSVLSVQGWRPWQGPEGGPLRMLCWLVPLGSPPYPEEIGSNGGLLDVSWALEAAGPLWYLRTYLWFVLASPLLLRAFRRLPWVTLLAPLALTAVLGTGRLAVPGELGEALGDFAVYGSCWLLGFAHHDGLLRRIPGYAVALAAPVAMAAGLWWASGHPGEDGLDLNGIPLAQALWSFGFCAVLLRVSPSWHRLPGPLRALERPVTLANSRAVTLYLWHQPALIATVPLLDLLWRIPVVGDSASLSGALESWYDVLMFLAVWPLVGLLIAVFGWAEDIAARRRARLWPRTKTAPGLPGPGRGRGPSRPATAPAPAPASAAPGGPLTGADRPR is encoded by the coding sequence ATGAGCGCCGACTCCCGTGCGGACGGACCGGTTTCGGCGCCGGTGACCGGCCACGCGCCTGTGCCTGAGGCCCTGCCGGTGCCGTCGTCGGCGTCCGGGTCCGTACGGGAATCCGCCAAGGCTCCCGTACGCGACCGCTATCTCGACCTGCTGCGCGCCCTCGCCCTGGTGCGGGTCGTCGTCTACCACACCTTCGGCTTCGCCTGGCTGACGTTCCTCTTCCCTTCCATGGGCGTGATGTTCGCGCTCGCCGGGTCCCTGACGGCACGCTCACTCGCCCGCCCGGCCCTCGGCGTGCTGCGTGGCAGGGCCCGCCGCCTGCTGCTGCCGCTGTGGCTCTACGGCGCGGTGCTGCTCAGCGTGCTGTCCGTACAGGGCTGGCGGCCGTGGCAGGGGCCGGAAGGCGGTCCGCTGCGGATGCTGTGCTGGCTGGTGCCGCTGGGCAGCCCGCCGTACCCGGAGGAGATCGGGAGCAACGGCGGCCTGCTGGACGTCAGTTGGGCGCTGGAGGCGGCCGGTCCGCTGTGGTACCTGCGTACCTATCTGTGGTTCGTGCTGGCCTCGCCGCTGCTGCTGCGTGCCTTCCGGCGACTGCCATGGGTGACGCTGCTGGCGCCGCTGGCGCTCACCGCGGTCCTCGGCACCGGCCGGCTAGCCGTGCCCGGCGAACTCGGCGAGGCCCTGGGGGACTTCGCGGTCTACGGCTCGTGCTGGCTCCTCGGCTTCGCCCACCACGACGGTCTGCTGCGGCGCATACCCGGCTACGCGGTGGCTCTCGCGGCACCCGTGGCGATGGCGGCGGGTCTGTGGTGGGCGAGCGGACACCCCGGCGAGGACGGCCTCGACCTCAACGGCATCCCGCTCGCACAGGCCCTGTGGTCGTTCGGGTTCTGCGCGGTGCTGCTGCGCGTCAGCCCTTCGTGGCATCGGCTGCCGGGACCGCTGCGGGCTCTGGAGCGTCCCGTCACGCTCGCCAACTCCCGTGCCGTGACGCTCTATCTGTGGCATCAGCCCGCGCTGATCGCCACGGTGCCGCTGCTGGACCTGCTGTGGCGCATCCCGGTCGTCGGCGACTCGGCGAGCCTGTCGGGAGCGCTGGAGAGCTGGTACGACGTGCTGATGTTCCTGGCCGTGTGGCCGCTGGTGGGGCTGCTGATCGCGGTGTTCGGCTGGGCCGAGGACATCGCCGCGAGGCGCCGGGCGCGGCTGTGGCCCCGTACGAAGACGGCGCCCGGGCTGCCGGGACCGGGACGGGGACGGGGACCGTCGAGACCGGCAACGGCACCGGCACCGGCACCGGCCTCCGCGGCGCCCGGCGGTCCTCTCACCGGCGCCGACCGCCCCAGGTGA